One window of the Microvirga mediterraneensis genome contains the following:
- a CDS encoding ABC transporter permease has translation MSTLAFEKQPPRHIPDRLSTPAGRILGSWETLLAAVAIAIFIANSFASPHFLDPWNLSDATYNFTEKAMIAFAMTLLIISGEIDLSVAAIIALASTAMGAAAQAGFQTPALVGVGLGVGLLCGAFNGLLVARIGLPSIVVTIGTMSLFRGIAQSVLGDQAYGGYPASFAWFGQGYMSDFAWWPTLPGFEVVTFEMVAFVVLALIFGVLLHRTAFGRRIYAIGNNAFAAQFSGVPVRRTKFMLFLLTGLMSGFAAVCLTSRLGSTRHTIAAGWELEVVTMAVLGGVSILGGSGTIPGVVLAAIVMGLVTFGLGLLNIPGIVMSIFIGLLLILVIALPILIRRIRLKAAA, from the coding sequence ATGAGCACGCTGGCTTTCGAGAAGCAGCCGCCGCGCCATATCCCCGACAGGCTCTCGACGCCGGCGGGCCGGATCCTCGGCAGCTGGGAGACCCTGCTCGCGGCTGTCGCCATCGCGATCTTCATCGCGAACTCGTTCGCGTCGCCGCACTTCCTCGATCCGTGGAACCTGTCGGACGCGACCTACAACTTCACCGAGAAGGCGATGATCGCCTTCGCGATGACGCTCCTGATCATCTCCGGAGAGATCGATCTTTCCGTCGCGGCCATCATCGCCCTGGCCTCGACCGCCATGGGAGCGGCCGCGCAGGCCGGCTTCCAGACGCCGGCTCTCGTGGGAGTCGGCCTCGGTGTCGGGCTGCTCTGCGGAGCCTTCAATGGCCTCCTGGTGGCGCGCATCGGGCTTCCGTCCATCGTCGTGACCATCGGCACCATGAGCCTGTTTCGCGGCATCGCCCAGAGCGTGCTCGGCGACCAGGCCTATGGCGGCTATCCTGCGAGCTTCGCCTGGTTCGGCCAAGGCTACATGTCCGACTTTGCCTGGTGGCCGACTCTGCCCGGTTTCGAGGTCGTCACATTCGAGATGGTCGCCTTTGTGGTGCTCGCGCTCATCTTCGGTGTCCTGCTCCACCGGACCGCTTTCGGACGGCGGATCTACGCTATCGGCAACAACGCCTTTGCCGCGCAATTCTCCGGCGTCCCGGTTCGGCGCACGAAGTTCATGCTCTTCCTGCTGACTGGTCTCATGAGCGGCTTCGCGGCCGTGTGCCTCACATCGAGGCTGGGCTCGACCCGTCACACCATCGCGGCGGGATGGGAACTCGAGGTGGTTACCATGGCGGTGCTCGGCGGCGTGAGCATCCTCGGAGGCTCGGGCACCATCCCGGGCGTGGTGCTGGCCGCCATCGTCATGGGCCTCGTCACCTTCGGCCTCGGTCTCCTCAACATCCCGGGCATCGTCATGTCGATCTTCATCGGCCTGCTGCTGATCCTCGTGATCGCGCTGCCGATCCTCATCCGCCGAATCCGCCTAAAGGCCGCCGCATGA
- the rhaM gene encoding L-rhamnose mutarotase has protein sequence MTGKEKHAFKMQLNPGMEDEYRRRHDEIWPELVELLKEAGIEDYSIHLDRETGILFGVLWRRSDHRMADLPNHPVMERWWAHMADIMATNPDNSPVDTPLVTVFHMA, from the coding sequence ATGACTGGAAAAGAGAAACACGCCTTCAAGATGCAGCTCAACCCAGGCATGGAGGATGAGTACCGCCGCCGCCATGACGAGATCTGGCCCGAACTCGTGGAGCTTCTGAAGGAGGCCGGAATCGAGGATTACTCGATCCATCTCGACCGGGAAACCGGCATTCTCTTCGGGGTTCTATGGCGGCGCTCGGATCACCGCATGGCGGATCTGCCGAACCATCCGGTCATGGAGCGCTGGTGGGCTCACATGGCCGACATCATGGCGACGAATCCCGACAATTCGCCGGTCGACACGCCTCTCGTCACCGTCTTCCATATGGCGTGA
- a CDS encoding FGGY-family carbohydrate kinase: protein MKVAVLDVGKTNVKAVIVDAEGRREIAARTRPNRVLTSEPYPHFDVDGIFAFFLQSLKELHAEHGFDAISITAHGASGALLGDGGLALPVIDYEFRYPAEIDAAYDAIRPDFSETFSPRLPGGLNLGAQLHYQKTAFSEAFSRVRTIVTYPQYWGWRLTGVAATDVTSLGCHTDLWRPKEGRFSSLVDRLDIAGRLAPVGRPSDLLGHVTGEIGARIGLARPVPVYCGIHDSNASLLPHLGQHEAPFAVVSTGTWVVIFAVGGDLDHLDPTRDTLANVDALGRAVPSARFMGGREFEILTKGRGEATPEATLHVVERRILMTPSVVPGCGPFPDAVHRLVNASGNLDEDEIYVAASLYTALMTQACLDLTRAAGPIIVEGPFARNALYAEALGSATGRQVIAVSSSTGTSVGAALLALISPNRGSHREGQRTSSTRLPSDFQLYRAEWNAHLKMS, encoded by the coding sequence ATGAAAGTCGCAGTGCTCGATGTCGGCAAGACCAATGTGAAGGCCGTCATCGTCGATGCCGAGGGGCGGCGCGAGATCGCCGCCCGCACGCGTCCCAACCGGGTGCTGACCAGCGAGCCCTATCCGCATTTCGACGTGGATGGGATCTTCGCGTTCTTCCTGCAGTCTTTGAAGGAACTCCACGCCGAACATGGGTTCGACGCCATTTCGATCACGGCCCACGGCGCGAGCGGGGCGCTCCTGGGAGACGGCGGTCTCGCTCTTCCGGTGATCGATTACGAGTTCCGCTATCCGGCGGAGATCGATGCGGCCTATGACGCCATCAGGCCGGATTTCTCGGAGACCTTCTCGCCGCGTCTGCCCGGCGGGCTCAATCTCGGGGCGCAACTGCACTATCAGAAAACGGCGTTCTCCGAAGCCTTCAGCAGAGTGCGGACCATCGTGACCTATCCCCAGTATTGGGGCTGGCGACTGACGGGAGTGGCGGCGACCGACGTCACGTCCCTCGGCTGTCACACCGATCTCTGGAGGCCGAAGGAGGGGCGCTTTTCCTCCCTCGTCGACAGGCTCGACATCGCTGGCAGGCTCGCCCCCGTCGGAAGGCCTTCGGACCTCCTGGGCCATGTAACCGGTGAGATCGGCGCGAGGATCGGGCTTGCACGGCCCGTGCCCGTCTATTGCGGCATTCACGACTCGAACGCTTCGCTCCTGCCTCATCTAGGCCAGCATGAGGCGCCGTTCGCGGTCGTCTCCACGGGAACATGGGTCGTGATCTTCGCGGTCGGCGGCGACCTCGACCACCTCGATCCGACGCGGGACACTCTCGCCAACGTGGACGCTCTCGGGCGCGCGGTGCCGTCCGCGCGTTTCATGGGCGGTCGCGAGTTCGAAATATTGACGAAAGGGAGGGGCGAGGCGACGCCCGAGGCGACCCTCCATGTGGTCGAACGGCGCATTCTCATGACACCGAGCGTCGTGCCCGGATGCGGGCCGTTCCCCGACGCCGTGCATCGTCTCGTCAATGCGTCCGGCAATCTCGATGAAGATGAAATCTATGTTGCGGCTTCGCTCTACACGGCCCTGATGACGCAGGCCTGTCTCGATCTCACCCGCGCGGCGGGGCCGATCATCGTGGAGGGACCTTTCGCACGCAATGCCCTCTATGCAGAGGCCTTGGGAAGCGCGACCGGGCGTCAGGTCATTGCCGTTTCCAGTTCCACCGGAACCAGCGTCGGCGCGGCGCTCCTCGCGCTGATATCGCCCAATCGAGGATCGCATCGGGAAGGACAGAGAACGTCCTCAACTCGGCTGCCGAGCGACTTTCAGCTTTATCGCGCAGAGTGGAATGCTCATTTGAAGATGAGTTGA
- the tam gene encoding trans-aconitate 2-methyltransferase, whose protein sequence is MVDWDAGQYLKFEDERTRPSLDLLKRVPLDTPASCVDLGCGPGNSTELIARRYPAARIIGLDTSPDMLAKAKARLPGLRFEEADIAQWQTSERFDLIFANAVLQWLPGHSALLKRLVSLLADGGCLAVQMPNNLNEPSHRLMAQVAQDGPWAETLSAAATARERIGSFEDYYNWLRQAGCSVDLWQTTYVHPLDGAASIVEWFKSTGLKPYIDPLSPEERSDFLRRYEAVVAEAYPVQSDGKVLLRFPRLFFVAQRR, encoded by the coding sequence TTGGTCGATTGGGATGCGGGACAATATCTGAAGTTCGAGGATGAGCGCACGCGGCCTTCCCTCGACCTGCTCAAGCGGGTGCCCCTGGACACGCCAGCGAGCTGTGTCGATCTCGGATGCGGCCCCGGGAACAGCACGGAGCTGATCGCCCGGCGCTACCCCGCAGCGCGCATCATCGGCCTCGACACGTCACCGGACATGCTCGCTAAGGCGAAAGCGCGACTGCCGGGTCTGCGCTTCGAGGAAGCGGACATCGCGCAGTGGCAGACCAGCGAGCGCTTCGATCTGATCTTCGCCAATGCCGTGCTGCAATGGCTTCCAGGCCATTCCGCCCTTCTCAAGCGTCTCGTTTCCTTGTTGGCGGATGGCGGATGCCTCGCCGTTCAGATGCCGAACAACCTGAACGAGCCTTCGCACCGCCTCATGGCCCAGGTCGCGCAGGACGGCCCATGGGCGGAAACGCTGTCCGCCGCGGCCACGGCAAGGGAGAGGATCGGATCCTTCGAGGATTACTACAACTGGCTGCGGCAGGCAGGATGCTCGGTCGATCTCTGGCAAACGACCTATGTTCATCCCCTCGACGGAGCAGCTTCCATCGTCGAATGGTTCAAGAGCACCGGCCTGAAACCCTATATCGACCCGCTATCGCCGGAGGAGCGCTCCGATTTTCTGCGCCGCTACGAAGCGGTCGTCGCGGAAGCCTATCCGGTCCAATCCGATGGAAAGGTCCTGCTGCGCTTCCCGCGGCTCTTCTTCGTCGCTCAGCGCCGGTGA